The DNA window CGTAACCAGGTTTGTGCCAAGGTCCACATTTGAGCAGGCGAATGACCGACAGCCACCCGCCGTAGCGAAATCCGTGTCGTTCCAGCGCTTCGACGGCGTAGCCGGAACAGGTCGGCTCGAACCGGCACGTCGGCAGACGCATCGGCGAGATCCAGGTGCGATAGAGCTCGATGACAAAGATGAGTGTGCGCCGGGGGAGTAGTCGGACCGTGGTCAGCACCCGCGACCGGGTCGTCTGCTCGCCGGCCTCGGCGCTGGACACGCTGTTCGTCACCGGCCCGCTCATCGTCGGGCACCGGCTGCCAGTCGCGGATGCCGCCAGGCCGCCTCGAGCTGCTCGGCGAGTTCGACGCTGCTGCGCTGCGCCGCACTCCGGTGCGCCCGCACCACCACGTAGGTCTCCGGCGATGGACAGCTATCCATGGTGGCGGTGAACGCGGCGCGGAGTCGACGGGCCACCGCGTGGCGGGTGACCGCCGGGCCGACGGCCTTGCTGACGATCAGCCCCAGCCACGGACCGCCGTGCAGCGCGACGTCTCGTCGGATGCGGCTGTCATCGG is part of the Gordonia bronchialis DSM 43247 genome and encodes:
- the yidD gene encoding membrane protein insertion efficiency factor YidD — encoded protein: MSGPVTNSVSSAEAGEQTTRSRVLTTVRLLPRRTLIFVIELYRTWISPMRLPTCRFEPTCSGYAVEALERHGFRYGGWLSVIRLLKCGPWHKPGYDPVPEDGFRWRRPPTEVRGN
- the rnpA gene encoding ribonuclease P protein component, with translation MTAPRHRISRGSDFSRTLRTGVRVSARDFVLHASPVPPVWPDDSRIRRDVALHGGPWLGLIVSKAVGPAVTRHAVARRLRAAFTATMDSCPSPETYVVVRAHRSAAQRSSVELAEQLEAAWRHPRLAAGARR